From the genome of Miscanthus floridulus cultivar M001 chromosome 10, ASM1932011v1, whole genome shotgun sequence, one region includes:
- the LOC136485047 gene encoding SUMO-activating enzyme subunit 1A-like: protein MDGGGAEGELTAQETALYDRQIRVWGVDAQKRLSKAHVLVCGMNGTTIEFCKNIVLAGVGSLSLMDDHVVTEDDLNANFLIPPDESIYGGRSRAEVCCESLIDFNPMVRVSVEKGDPSLIDGEFLDKFDIVVLSRASLKTKLFINENCRKRSKHIAFYTINCKDSCGEIFVDLQKHSYVQKKPGGATEQQELTYPSLQEAISVPWNNLPKKTSKLYFAMRVLEDYELSEGRSPGETTLSDVHAVLARRKDMCDKMSLNESHIPTTLVERLLAAGKKEHPPVCAILGGILGQEVIKSISCKGDPVKNFFYFDVADGKGVIEDIPPPSAN from the exons atggacggcggcggcgcggagggGGAGCTCACGGCGCAGGAGACGGCGCTCTACGACCGCCAGATCCGCGTCTGGGGCGTCGATGCCCAGAAGAG ACTAAGTAAGGCGCACGTGCTTGTGTGCGGCATGAACGGAACCACCATCGAG TTCTGCAAGAATATTGTTCTAGCTGGAGTTGGAAGTTTATCCTTGATGGATGATCATGTAGTCACAGAAGATGATCTGAATGCAAATTTCCTAATTCCTCCTGATGAGAGCATATATGGTGGTAGATCTCGAGCCGAAGTTTGCTGCGAGTCTTTGATAGATTTCAATCCAATGGTTCGAGTTTCTGTTGAAAAGG GTGATCCATCACTAATTGATGGAGAATTCCTTGACAAGTTTGACATTGTTGTACTTAGCCGTGCATCTCTTAAAACAAAG ttgttTATTAATGAAAACTGCCGAAAGAGAAGCAAACACATTGCATTTTATACTATAAATTGCAAGGATTCATGTGGTGAGATATTTGTTGATTTACAGAAGCATAGCTATGTTCAG AAAAAGCCTGGAGGAGCAACTGAACAACAGGAGTTGACATATCCTAGTCTTCAG GAAGCTATCTCTGTACCTTGGAATAATCTACCGAAGAAGACATCAAAATTATACTTTGCCATGAGAG TACTGGAGGATTATGAATTATCTGAAGGGCGCAGCCCTGGCGAAACAACACTTTCTGATGTACATGCAGTTTTGGCTCGGAGGAAGGATATGTGTGATAAAATG TCTTTGAATGAGTCTCATATTCCTACGACTCTTGTGGAACGACTGCTAGCAGCTGGAAAGAAGGAACATCCTCCTGTATGTGCTATCCTAGGTGGTATTCTTGGTCAG GAGGTGATTAAATCAATATCCTGCAAAGGTGATCCAGTCAAGAATTTCTTCTATTTTGATGTGGCTGATGGCAAAGGTGTCATCGAGGATATCCCACCACCTTCTGCAAACTGA